In one Mucilaginibacter sp. PAMB04168 genomic region, the following are encoded:
- a CDS encoding VOC family protein: MATQIFVNIPVKDLNKSIAFFTELGYTFNPQFTDEKATCMIVSETIYVMLLTEPFFKSFTKKEITDTAVANECILCLSADSREAVDEIIKKAVQAGATALSSVQDYGFMYNHGFTDLDGHFWEYTWMDPSHIQS, from the coding sequence ATGGCAACTCAAATTTTTGTGAATATTCCGGTAAAGGATCTGAACAAATCAATAGCTTTTTTTACCGAACTAGGCTATACTTTTAACCCACAGTTTACCGATGAAAAAGCTACCTGCATGATTGTCAGCGAAACGATATATGTTATGCTGCTTACCGAACCCTTCTTTAAAAGTTTTACCAAAAAAGAAATTACCGATACAGCAGTGGCTAACGAATGCATCCTTTGCCTGTCGGCTGATAGCAGGGAAGCGGTAGATGAGATTATAAAAAAAGCTGTACAAGCCGGCGCTACTGCACTCAGCTCTGTACAAGACTACGGCTTTATGTATAACCATGGCTTTACCGACCTGGACGGCCACTTTTGGGAATACACTTGGATGGATCCCAGCCACATACAAAGCTAA
- a CDS encoding ferritin-like domain-containing protein, with protein MKTSAHWINHFTTNLTKQRINWDLAPALTPQQVKVILPSLQAWQLGETSDGYTLIKAANRYAWRTSDADYVKAVELFIKEEQKHGENLGRYLDALHQPRIKKNLGDSLFRWMRHFNTSMEAWTLVVVTVESTAQIFYQALKDATNCELLKQICTDILIDEAYHITFQTDRLAVIYDNRSAWGKTWRKYFYQSFFYGTAIVVWAAHYQLFRAGGNTFKGYIKKMHHKYLKTLNQITTLHLFEVA; from the coding sequence ATGAAGACAAGTGCTCACTGGATTAACCATTTTACCACAAACCTAACCAAGCAAAGGATAAACTGGGATTTGGCCCCGGCATTAACACCACAACAGGTGAAGGTAATATTGCCATCGCTGCAAGCCTGGCAACTAGGCGAAACATCAGACGGGTATACGCTCATTAAGGCGGCTAACCGGTATGCCTGGCGCACCAGCGATGCCGATTATGTAAAAGCTGTTGAACTTTTCATCAAAGAGGAGCAGAAGCATGGTGAAAACCTGGGTCGTTACCTGGATGCGCTTCACCAGCCGCGTATTAAAAAGAATCTCGGTGATTCGCTGTTTCGATGGATGCGGCACTTTAACACCAGCATGGAGGCCTGGACACTGGTAGTGGTAACAGTTGAAAGTACGGCACAGATATTTTATCAGGCTTTAAAAGATGCCACTAATTGCGAACTGCTTAAACAGATATGTACCGATATTTTGATTGATGAGGCTTACCACATTACTTTTCAAACCGACAGGTTAGCTGTTATTTATGACAACCGCTCTGCATGGGGTAAAACCTGGCGTAAGTATTTTTATCAGTCGTTTTTTTACGGGACGGCCATAGTAGTTTGGGCCGCTCATTACCAATTATTCAGGGCGGGCGGTAACACCTTTAAGGGCTATATAAAAAAGATGCATCACAAGTATTTAAAAACGCTTAATCAGATTACCACCCTGCACCTGTTTGAGGTAGCATGA
- a CDS encoding oxygenase MpaB family protein produces MKYFVDEHSIVRKIWGKADTVLFIFAGASAEFALNKAVDWLYFTGRLPADPLGRLFSTVEYARLILFSKHDDALAAIDKITAIHQGVEQVRGAKIPDWAYRDVLFMLIDYSIRSFELLERKLTAAEKQEIFDTFYKVGSRMGISGLPLTYTAWKPMRKKHLKDDLIKSTYSVDLYTKYKQHLGNLRYLLLKQVQMLLVPTPIKEMLPLGKTSLLRPVLWAYKVARSVKIDWLLKEAILPTQYKAQIRGLDQSF; encoded by the coding sequence ATGAAATACTTTGTAGATGAGCACTCCATTGTGCGGAAGATATGGGGCAAGGCTGATACGGTGCTGTTTATTTTTGCAGGTGCATCGGCCGAGTTTGCTTTAAATAAGGCGGTCGACTGGCTATACTTTACTGGCCGTTTGCCGGCCGATCCGCTCGGGCGTTTGTTTTCTACAGTGGAATACGCCCGGTTAATTCTTTTTTCGAAACATGACGATGCCCTTGCCGCCATCGATAAAATAACGGCCATACACCAGGGCGTTGAGCAGGTGCGCGGTGCAAAAATACCCGACTGGGCCTACCGCGACGTATTGTTTATGCTGATTGATTACTCCATCCGCTCGTTTGAGCTGTTGGAAAGAAAGCTGACTGCTGCAGAAAAACAGGAGATATTTGATACCTTTTACAAGGTTGGCAGCCGGATGGGCATAAGCGGGCTGCCGCTAACCTATACTGCATGGAAACCGATGCGCAAAAAACATTTAAAGGATGACCTGATCAAGAGTACTTACAGCGTGGATTTGTATACTAAATATAAGCAGCACCTGGGTAATTTACGTTACTTACTGCTCAAACAGGTACAAATGCTGCTTGTGCCAACACCAATCAAAGAAATGCTTCCGTTAGGCAAAACTTCGCTATTAAGGCCGGTTTTGTGGGCCTACAAAGTGGCCAGGAGCGTTAAGATAGACTGGTTGTTGAAAGAAGCCATATTGCCTACCCAGTATAAGGCGCAGATTAGAGGCCTGGATCAAAGTTTCTGA